The segment AAATGCAACGGATTTCCGTTGCATTTTGTACACCACGTAGCGTTTCTACGAAGCTAAGCGAGTTAGAAAGTCTAGCAAGGTGTAAAGTACTTCCAGGACTTGCGACGGGAGCGGGAAAGAACTCGACTGTCAAAAATATACTAAGATTAGTAGTGAGGAAATCTCCGACGGGAGAGAGTAGTCACTACTTTTTCTTTATGTTAAAGTAGAGGTGTCGTAACCGCCCAATAACAAGGTATCTATCCACCCACTCCCTCCTCCAGTATACTGTTAGAAAAACAAAACTGGAGGATTTATTATGTCACACCCCATCATTCCATTGACTGTTCCCCAATCTCGCCGCTTTGAGAAGCGAGGCAGAAACGATATTATGATGAAAATTCGTCTCGGAAAAGTGGAGCTCACAGTCTTTCACACTATCAATCAAGAAACACTAGAAACAATCTTAGATAAGGTACTGTTCTATGACCATCCAACTCAGTGATTTAGGTCAAGTTTACTTGGTCTGTGGAAAAACAGATATGCGTCAGGGAATTGATTCCCTGGCCTATCTTATCAAAAGTCAGTTCAACCTGGATCCCTTCTCCGGTCAGGTCTATCTCTTCTGCGGAGGTCGAAAAGACCGGTTCAAAGCTCTTTATTGGGATGGACAGGGATTTTGGTTATTGTATAAACGTTTTGAAAATGGGAAATTGACCTGGCCAAACAATGAAGAAGAGGTCAAGGCTCTAACTTCCGAGCAAGTCGACTGGCTCATGAAAGGATTTTCTATCATTCCAAAAATAAATGTTTCAAAAAGTCGTGATTTCTATTGAAATCATGGCTTTTCTTTGTGTATAATGAGATAAAAAGAAGGAGATTGGTTATGTCATCACTAGAAAAAATTATT is part of the Streptococcus suis genome and harbors:
- the tnpB gene encoding IS66 family insertion sequence element accessory protein TnpB (TnpB, as the term is used for proteins encoded by IS66 family insertion elements, is considered an accessory protein, since TnpC, encoded by a neighboring gene, is a DDE family transposase.) is translated as MTIQLSDLGQVYLVCGKTDMRQGIDSLAYLIKSQFNLDPFSGQVYLFCGGRKDRFKALYWDGQGFWLLYKRFENGKLTWPNNEEEVKALTSEQVDWLMKGFSIIPKINVSKSRDFY